One part of the bacterium genome encodes these proteins:
- a CDS encoding rhodanese-like domain-containing protein: protein MCRSGNRSGHAVSFLRCHGFNNLRNFKGGMIAVRTLLKH from the coding sequence ATCTGCCGGAGCGGCAATCGCTCCGGACATGCGGTGTCTTTTTTACGATGCCATGGATTTAACAACCTGCGTAATTTTAAGGGTGGTATGATCGCCGTAAGAACACTTTTGAAACACTAA